One window from the genome of Phycisphaerae bacterium encodes:
- a CDS encoding protein-L-isoaspartate(D-aspartate) O-methyltransferase encodes MVDTQIARPRDGRKPVKDAKVLQAMRNVPRHVFVPNDYQSRAYGDSPLPIGHGQTISQPYIVALMTEALQLTPEMKVLEIGTGSGYQAAVLAHLTPHVYTIEIVRPLAQSAQRVLLEQGYNSVRCRIGDGYKGWPEESPFDVIIVTCAAENIPEPLWEQLKPGGRIVIPTGSAWGAQELVVVTKTEEGKRKTRHITGVRFVPMTRE; translated from the coding sequence ATGGTCGACACACAGATCGCGCGGCCACGTGACGGACGCAAGCCGGTCAAAGACGCCAAGGTCTTGCAGGCCATGCGTAATGTGCCCCGCCACGTCTTCGTCCCAAATGATTACCAGAGCAGGGCTTACGGCGATTCGCCGCTACCCATCGGGCACGGTCAGACGATCTCGCAGCCCTATATCGTTGCCCTGATGACCGAGGCTCTGCAATTGACGCCGGAGATGAAGGTCCTCGAGATCGGCACGGGCTCGGGCTATCAGGCGGCAGTCTTGGCCCATTTGACGCCCCACGTCTACACGATCGAGATTGTACGACCGCTAGCCCAGAGTGCTCAGCGGGTGCTACTCGAACAGGGCTACAACTCGGTTCGGTGCCGAATCGGCGACGGATACAAGGGCTGGCCCGAGGAGTCGCCTTTCGACGTGATAATCGTCACCTGTGCCGCTGAGAACATTCCCGAGCCCCTCTGGGAACAGCTCAAGCCGGGAGGGCGGATCGTCATTCCAACAGGGTCGGCTTGGGGTGCTCAGGAACTGGTGGTGGTCACGAAAACGGAAGAAGGCAAGAGGAAAACCCGACACATCACCGGCGTGCGGTTCGTGCCCATGACGCGGGAGTGA
- a CDS encoding YbhB/YbcL family Raf kinase inhibitor-like protein, producing MSAKMILKSSAFGPNEAIPRKYTGDGEDKSPPLSWSGAPDGTKELALIVDDPDAPTPTPWVHWVLYAIPPDTTGLPEGIAPSQRVSEPPGLMQGKNSWGKVGYGGPAPPRGHGRHRYFFKLYALNAPLGVEPGLSKEALLKAMSGHVLAEGELVGTYQR from the coding sequence ATGTCGGCCAAAATGATCCTGAAAAGCTCGGCCTTCGGACCCAACGAGGCTATTCCGCGGAAATACACCGGCGACGGCGAGGACAAGTCGCCTCCGCTTTCTTGGTCGGGCGCACCGGATGGAACAAAAGAGCTCGCCCTGATCGTGGACGATCCGGACGCTCCGACTCCGACGCCGTGGGTGCATTGGGTTCTGTATGCCATCCCACCTGATACGACCGGCCTGCCGGAAGGGATCGCACCTTCGCAGCGGGTATCGGAGCCGCCGGGTCTGATGCAGGGCAAAAACTCCTGGGGCAAGGTAGGCTACGGCGGTCCGGCGCCGCCAAGGGGCCATGGTCGTCATCGGTACTTTTTCAAGCTTTATGCTCTGAATGCGCCGCTTGGTGTCGAGCCCGGTCTATCCAAAGAGGCCTTGCTCAAGGCGATGTCAGGCCATGTGCTGGCCGAAGGCGAACTTGTTGGAACTTACCAGAGGTGA